The DNA region ATTTTTTTATCTTTTAAAGAAAGATTTTCAGATTTATTTATTAAAATTACTAATGAATTTCCTGAATTAATAATAATATTTAATATATTTAAATCTTGATGAGAAATATTTTGTGTAGCATCTATAACAAATAATGAAATATGTGTTTGAGAAATTGACTTTAATGTTTGTAAATTAGATAACTTTTGTATGGATTCTAAATTATTATTTTTTTTTATACCAGCAGTATCAATAAATATATATTTTTTTCCTGTAAAATATATTGGTATTGAAATACTATCCCTTGTTGTTTCAGGAATATTACATGTTATTACTCTATTTTGATTAGATAATGTATTTAATAATGTTGATTTTCCAACATTTGATTTACCAATAATAGATATTTTAATTATTTTTTTTACATCTTCATATTCCACAGATTTTGTATTAATATATTGTGATTCTATCCAAGTATTTAAATATTTTTTAAGTAATATGTTAATACCTTTTTTAGTTTTTGCTGAAATTGGAATAATATATTTAATTCCTAAATAATAATACTCATTTAATTTATATTTATAATTTTTTATTTTATCAATTTTATTTAATATTAAAAATATAGTTTTACCTTTTTCCCGTAGTTTTTTAATAGTTTCTTCATCTTCATATGTTATTTCTTTATGAATATTTAAGATAAAAAAAATTAAATTTGCTTCATTAATAGCAATAATTGTTTGATTAATAATTTTTTTTTCTATTTCTGTCTTTATATTACAAAATGTATTTATTCCTGCAGTATCAATAATAGTA from Buchnera aphidicola (Phyllaphis fagi) includes:
- the der gene encoding ribosome biogenesis GTPase Der, producing the protein MLSIVITLIGKPNVGKSTLFNQLTKTNNALVSNHPNFTRDRKYGYLKFKKKNITIIDTAGINTFCNIKTEIEKKIINQTIIAINEANLIFFILNIHKEITYEDEETIKKLREKGKTIFLILNKIDKIKNYKYKLNEYYYLGIKYIIPISAKTKKGINILLKKYLNTWIESQYINTKSVEYEDVKKIIKISIIGKSNVGKSTLLNTLSNQNRVITCNIPETTRDSISIPIYFTGKKYIFIDTAGIKKNNNLESIQKLSNLQTLKSISQTHISLFVIDATQNISHQDLNILNIIINSGNSLVILINKSENLSLKDKKIIKEYLFSKNTLIKFIHIHFISALYHQGIEKIFQFIDESYIFSKKIMKTSQLTKIMNDAIHHHPPVLIKGKKIKFKYAHPGGYNPPIIVLHGNQISSISNIYKRYLINFFQKSLKLKGTPIKIILKKHINPYKK